The DNA window TGTAAATAAACGATCGAGAAATTTATCTTCAAATTCTTCGATAGAATCCCTAATACGGCTGATTTCAATAATGTCGGTACCAAGTCCAATAGGGCCCAAATTAGAGTTCTTCATCTACTTCATACTCTTGGTCAAAGTGGTGGTTGCCTTCCGAGGTTTCTTCATCTAGCGCATTACAAAAGATCATGCGACCTGATGAAGTATGCTTGACGGAAAGAACCTGGGCATCAATAACTTCTCCAATGTAATTTCCACCACCATTGACGACGACCATCGTTCCGTCTTCTAAATAACCAATACCTTGTCTCGGTTCTTTTCCATAGCGTTGGATTTTAATTGAGATATATTCTCCGGTTTCCATCAAAGGTTTTAATGCATTTGATAATGAATGCATATTGATGATTTTAATACCTTCAATTGAAGCCATTTGGACACGAGAGATATCAGCTGTTAATAGGTTGGCATCGATTAAACGGGCTAGCCGCAAGAGTTTTCCATTGATATCTTTAATTTCGGGAAAATCCGTGTCATTAAAACGTAAGTCAAGAGAGGGAATCCCCTCGAGTTTTTTGATGACGTCTAAAGCTCTTTTTGCTCTTGACTTCGTTTGCTCGTCAGCAACTTCAATCTGTCCGTAAAAATCTTTAATTAAAAATCGAGGGATCACAAGGTGGTGATCGAGAATGCCGGTTGAGCAGAGGTCGATAATACGCGCATCGGTTAATACGGATTTGTCGACGATGATATCCTTTTTTTTCTGTACCGTTTGAGCAAACTTAACAAAAGGGATGCTCACATAAAGTTCATCAGCAGCGCGAATCGTCATAATTGTTCCGAGATAAAGCCCAAAAATAAAAATGGCTATTTTGAAGACTTCGATGAAGGTGGCATGTAATTTATCATCAATTGTGCTGATTTGGAAAATAGCACCTAGGATCAATAAGAGGGCTTCGCCCATTAAAAATCCGAAAAACAAGCCGAGAACAGCCGTATTAAATGATCTTAAATTAAAACGTCTAAATAAGATGTCTGTTCCAAAGAGAAAAATAGAGAAAACAATGCCTGAAATGATTCCAATAATAACATTGGTGATAATGGATCCTTCAGGATGTGAAAAGCTGTAAATGGTAAAGAGAAGAACTGTAATTACAGTAAAAAATATTCGAGTAAACAATAGAGATGTGTTCATATAGGGTCCTTGCTATGCTCACCTAGGCAATATCACGTTCAAAATGGGTT is part of the Simkaniaceae bacterium genome and encodes:
- a CDS encoding TRAM domain-containing protein translates to MNTSLLFTRIFFTVITVLLFTIYSFSHPEGSIITNVIIGIISGIVFSIFLFGTDILFRRFNLRSFNTAVLGLFFGFLMGEALLLILGAIFQISTIDDKLHATFIEVFKIAIFIFGLYLGTIMTIRAADELYVSIPFVKFAQTVQKKKDIIVDKSVLTDARIIDLCSTGILDHHLVIPRFLIKDFYGQIEVADEQTKSRAKRALDVIKKLEGIPSLDLRFNDTDFPEIKDINGKLLRLARLIDANLLTADISRVQMASIEGIKIINMHSLSNALKPLMETGEYISIKIQRYGKEPRQGIGYLEDGTMVVVNGGGNYIGEVIDAQVLSVKHTSSGRMIFCNALDEETSEGNHHFDQEYEVDEEL